In the genome of Salinigranum halophilum, the window GCTCGCGAGGCGGGCCCGGTCGAGCGCCGGTCGGGTCCACGTCGTCGAGTAGGCCCGGAGCGTCGTCAGCACCAGCGCCGTGAAGATGGTGAGCGCGACGACCAGGTGTGCACCCTGCGTCGACGGCGCGTAGCCGCCGGGGATGAGGCCGTTCAGCGTGACGGTGACAGCGCCGATCGACACCTGCAGGGGGAGGAGGACGACGGCCAGGATGGCGGTCGTCTTCGTCTTCAGGTCGTCACCCGAGAACGCCCAGAGGGCGGTCCCGAGGATGAAGAAGCCGGCGACCATCGCGACGAGGCGGTGGAACCACTCGATGAACGAGGGAATCGTCTGTGGGAGGAGGCCGTTGTCACACAGCGGCCACTGCGCGGAACAGGCCAGTCCCGAACCTGTCGCGGCGGTGTAGACGCCGAGCATCATGAGCGACAACACGAGGCCCGTGGTGAACGCCGCAAACCGCCGGAACGACAGCCACGAGGGGCGATACTGGCTCATCATACGAGGGTCGGGACCGTTCGTACTTATGCCTGACTCTGTGTCTCGCCGGGGGAGAACGCACCCTGACCTGCAGCGGACCGCCCGATTCATTACACGCGGGTCACGACCCGTGGCCATGACGACCGAGGCCGACCGCGACACCAAACTCCGACGACTCGACGAGTACCTGCGGGCGAACGACTGCGAAGCCGTCTGGTTCGCACAGCCGGCCTCGTTCGCCTGGCTCACCGGTGGCGGCGACAACGTCGTCGACCGGGCGGCCTCCCAGGGCGTCGGGGCCGTCGGCTACGACGGCGGCGACCTGCGCGTCGTGACCGACGACATCGAGGCGGCTCGGCTCGCCGAGGAGGAACTCCCCGACGACGTCGAGGTGGAGTCGTACGAGTGGTTCTCGGGGTCGCTCGCGGACGCCCTGGCGGCGCGGTCGCCGACGCCCGCGGCCGCCGACGTCCCGGTCGCCGGCTTCGAGACGGTCGACCCCACGCCGCTGCGACAGCCACTGACCGACGCCGATATCGACACCTATCGAGCGCTCGGTCACGAGGCCGCCACGGCGGTCGAGCGCGTCTGCCGCGAACTCGAACCCGACGACACCGAGCGGGAGGTCGCGACGGCGCTCCGCGTCGCCCTCGGTGCGAGGGGAATCGAATCGCCCGTCGCCCTCGTCGGCGGGGCCGAGCGCGCGACGCAGTACCGCCACTACACCCCGACCGAGGCGCGGCTGGGCGACTACGCGCTTGTCTCGGTCACCGCCGAGCGCGACGGCCTCCACGCGAGTTTTACCCGGACCGTCGCGTTCGACCCGCCCGAGTGGATGATGGACCGTCACACCGCCGCGGCTCGCGTGGAGACGTCCGCGCTCAAGGCGACGCAGGTCGCCGCCACGAGCAACGGCCGCGCCGGGAACGTCTTCGCCGACGTCCAGGACGCCTACGCCGAGGTCGGCTGGGACGGCGAGTGGCGCAACCACCACCAGGGCGGCGCGGCGGGCTTCGCGGGTCGTGAGTGGATTGCCGCGCCCAACCACGAGGCACGAGTGTACGCACCGATGGCGTACGCGTGGAACCCGACGGTGCAGGGCGCAAAGAGCGAGGACACGGTCCTCGTCACCGAGGACGGGTTCGAGACGCTGACGGAGACGGGCGAGTGGCCGACGCTTGAAGTCGACTCGGCCTGGGGCACCACGAGTCTCGAACGACACGACGTCCTCTGGGAGTGAGCGTTCGACGGTCGTCGAAGTGCAAAATCGACAGACAGGAGTATCTATTTACGTATCGGGGTTAACGTCCGCGTCATGGGATTAGACGACGATTCACGGGAGTATCACCGGCAAGAACCACCGGGGAAAATCGAGATTGCGACGACCAAACCGACCAACACGCAGCGTGACCTCTCGCTCGCGTACTCGCCGGGTGTCGCGGCTCCGTGTCTCGACATCGACGCCGACGCGAACCGAGCGTACGAGTACACGGCGAAGGGGAACCTCGTCGGCGTCATCTCGAACGGCTCGGCCGTGCTCGGGCTGGGCGACATCGGTGCACAGGCGTCGAAACCCGTCATGGAGGGGAAGGGCGTCCTGTTCAAGCGCTTCGCCGACATCGACGTGTTCGACGTCGAACTGGACCTGTCGGACCCCGAGGATATGGTCAACGCGGTGTCGGCGATGGAGCCGACGTTCGGCGGCATCAACCTCGAGGACATCAAGGCCCCCGAGTGTTTCGAGATCGAGCGCCGCCTCAGAGAGGAGATGTCCATTCCCGTGTTCCACGACGACCAGCACGGCACCGCAATCATCTCGGGTGCCGCGCTGGTGAACGCGGCGGAACTCGTCGACAAGGAGCTCTCGGACCTCGACATCGTCTTCTCCGGTGCGGGAGCGTCGGCCATCGCGACCGCCCGGTTCTACGAGTCGCTCGGGGCGAGCCACGAGAACATCCTGATGTGCGACTCGACGGGTATCATCACCACCGCGCGGGCGGACGACGTCAACGAGTTCAAGCGCGAGTACGCACAGGACGTCCCCGACGGTGACCTCGCGGACGCCCTGGAGGGTGCGGACGTCTTCGTCGGGCTCTCCGTGGGCGGCATCGTCTCCCAGGAGATGGTCCAGTCGATGGCGGACAACCCCGTCGTGTTCGCGATGGCGAACCCCGACCCCGAGATCACCTACGAGGACGCCAAGGACGCGAGGGACGACACCGTCATCATGGCGACCGGTCGCTCGGACTACCCCAACCAGGTGAACAACGTGCTCGGGTTCCCGTTCATCTTCCGTGGCGCACTCGACGTGAGAGCGACGGAGATCAACGAGGAGATGAAGCTCGCGGCCGCCCGCGCGCTGGCAGAGCTTGCTCGCCAAGACGTGCCCGACGCGGTCGTCAAGGCGTACGGCGACGAGCCGCTGCAGTTCGGCCCCGAGTACGTCATCCCCAAGCCGCTGGACCCGCGGGTGCTGTTCGAGGTCGCACCGGCGGTCGCCGAGGCGGCCATCGAATCCGGCGCGGCGCGGACCGAACTGGACAAACAGCAGTACGTCGAACGGCTGGAGGCGCGCCTCGGCAAGTCCCGCGAGATGATGCGCGTCGTCCTCAACAAGGCGAAGTCCGACCCGAAGGTCGTCGCCCTCGCGGAGGGGACCGACGAGAAGATGATCCGGGCGGCTTACCAGCTGGAAGAGCAGGGCATCGCCCGGCCGGTTCTCATCGGCCGCGAGGAGCGTATCCAGCGGACGGCACAGCGGCTCGGTCTGGAGTTCGAGCCGGCCGTCGCCGACCCGCGGAGCGGTGACTGGGAGCACTACGCGGACCGGCTGTACGACCTCCGCCAGCGCAAGGGACTCACGCGGTCGGAGGCGGGCGAGCTCATCCGCCGTGACAGCAACTACTTCGCGAGCGTGATGGTCGAAGAAGGCGACGCCGACGCGATGCTGACCGGTCTGACCCACCACTACCCCTCGGCGCTCCGCCCACCGCTGCAGGTCATCGGGACCGCCGAGGACGCCGACTACGCCGCCGGGGTGTACATGCTCACCTTCCGCAACCGGGTCATCTTCGCCGCCGACACGACGGTGAACCTCGACCCGACGGCGGAGGTCCTCGCGGAGATCACGAAGCACACCGCCGAGTTGGCCCGACGGTTCAACGTCGAACCGAGCGCCGCGTTGCTGTCGTACTCGAACTTCGGCTCCGTCGACAACGAGGGGACCCGCAAGCCGCGTGACGCCGTGCAGATGCTCCACGACGACCCCGAGGTCGACTTCCCGGTCGACGGGGAGATGCAGGCCGACACCGCCGTCGTCGAAGACATCCTGGAGGCGACGTACGACTTCGCCGAACTCGACGACCCGGCGAACGTCCTCGTCTTCCCCAACCTGGAGGCGGGCAACATCGGCTACAAGCTCCTCCAGCGCCTCGGCGGCGCGGAGGCCATCGGCCCGATGCTCGTCGGCATGGCGAAGCCGGTCCACGTCCTCCAGCGCGGCGACGAGGTGAAAGACATCGTCAACCTCGCGGGTGTGGCCGTCGTCGACGCACAGGGCGAGTAGTCGCGCGTCGGTCCCGGTTCTGCCGGGCGAAACCGAGCGCTGCGCGGAGAGGGCGCGACGACCCAGTCGCCTGCCCCGCCGCGTAAATATCGTTGTTTTGAAACGTTTTTGGAGAGAACAGCCGCGCATGACCGACGGGCTTCTCGAGCGGTTCGACCGGACTCGTGTGGCGTGGTGGGGCGTCGTCGCCGTCCTCGGCGTCGTGTTGGCGGTGTTCGTCCTCTCGTTCGTCGGTACGGTCGTCCTCGGCGTGTTCGTCTACTACGGCGTCCGCCCGCTTCACCGCCGCGTTCACGCCCGTATCGGGCATCGTGGCGGGGCGGCCACGCTAACGATGCTGTTCGTAGTCCTCCCCGCGGTTGCGCTGGTCGGCTACACGGGCGTCGTCGCCGTCCGCGAGTTCGTCCTCGTCGCGGGGCCGGGGGTGACCGACGCCGTGCTCACCCGGCTCCCCGGCGACCCACAGCGCATCGGTGTCGTGCTCCGGTCGCCGGCCGGGGTGCTGGCGGAACTCGAGCAACCCGCACGGCTCCGCGCCCAGGTACGACCCGTCGTCTCGGCGCTGGAGGCCGCGGGCACCGGCCTGCTCCACCTGACACTCGCGCTCGCGCTGGCGTTCTTCCTCCTGCGCGACGGACCGCAGTTGACCGCCTGGTTCCGCAGCGAACTGGTCACGGCCGGCGGCGTCGCCGACGCCTACGCCACGGCCGTCGACGCCGACCTGGAGACGGTCTACGTCGGGAACGTCATCACGGTGCTCGCGGTGACCGTCGCGGCCGTCGTCGTCTACAACGGGTTCGGACTGGTCGCACCCGCACCGCTCCGACTGCCGGTCCCGACGCTGCTTGCGTTGTTGACCGGGCTGGCGACGTTCGTGCCGCTCGTCGTCGGGAAACTCGTCTACGTCCCCGTAACCGGGTATCTGCTCTGGCTCGCAACGCGGGCGACGGGTGGGGTGGAACTGCTCCCGTGGGTCGGCGGCTTCCTCGGCTGTTGTTTCGTCGTCCTCGACGTCGTCCCGCAGACGTTCGTCCGTCCGTACGTCTCGGGACAGACGCTCCACTCGGGGCTCGTGCTCTTCGCGTACGTCTTCGGCGCGGCGCTGTTCGGCTGGTACGGGCTGTTCCTCGGGCCGCTCGTCGCCGTGTTCGTCGTCCAGGCGGCGGCCATCGTGCTCCCCGAACTCGTCCGCGGGAACGCCCTGACGACGGCGGCGACGACCTCGGTCGGTACCGACCCGGAGGCCGCCCAGCCCGACGACGTGGCGTGTCAGACGTGTGAAGACGAGTGAACCGGAGAGCCGGGGTGAACCGAAGAGACGACGACACGGTCCGCGGAGGGCGGCGAGGGGCCGCCGAGTGTCACCGCGACACGTCGACCACCTGCAGGTCGTCGCCGACCGTGAGC includes:
- a CDS encoding COX15/CtaA family protein yields the protein MSQYRPSWLSFRRFAAFTTGLVLSLMMLGVYTAATGSGLACSAQWPLCDNGLLPQTIPSFIEWFHRLVAMVAGFFILGTALWAFSGDDLKTKTTAILAVVLLPLQVSIGAVTVTLNGLIPGGYAPSTQGAHLVVALTIFTALVLTTLRAYSTTWTRPALDRARLASIVALGLVPVSVVLSRVFTAVSYSPAAQAGFYGVSLALFAALVAATVWLGETPASRLRVPIVAALGATFGALLLGRDLVFYTPAWRATNTVLFVLVSLLVGAVVWALRRQDTPVRQESRGVSGD
- a CDS encoding M24 family metallopeptidase: MTTEADRDTKLRRLDEYLRANDCEAVWFAQPASFAWLTGGGDNVVDRAASQGVGAVGYDGGDLRVVTDDIEAARLAEEELPDDVEVESYEWFSGSLADALAARSPTPAAADVPVAGFETVDPTPLRQPLTDADIDTYRALGHEAATAVERVCRELEPDDTEREVATALRVALGARGIESPVALVGGAERATQYRHYTPTEARLGDYALVSVTAERDGLHASFTRTVAFDPPEWMMDRHTAAARVETSALKATQVAATSNGRAGNVFADVQDAYAEVGWDGEWRNHHQGGAAGFAGREWIAAPNHEARVYAPMAYAWNPTVQGAKSEDTVLVTEDGFETLTETGEWPTLEVDSAWGTTSLERHDVLWE
- a CDS encoding NADP-dependent malic enzyme is translated as MGLDDDSREYHRQEPPGKIEIATTKPTNTQRDLSLAYSPGVAAPCLDIDADANRAYEYTAKGNLVGVISNGSAVLGLGDIGAQASKPVMEGKGVLFKRFADIDVFDVELDLSDPEDMVNAVSAMEPTFGGINLEDIKAPECFEIERRLREEMSIPVFHDDQHGTAIISGAALVNAAELVDKELSDLDIVFSGAGASAIATARFYESLGASHENILMCDSTGIITTARADDVNEFKREYAQDVPDGDLADALEGADVFVGLSVGGIVSQEMVQSMADNPVVFAMANPDPEITYEDAKDARDDTVIMATGRSDYPNQVNNVLGFPFIFRGALDVRATEINEEMKLAAARALAELARQDVPDAVVKAYGDEPLQFGPEYVIPKPLDPRVLFEVAPAVAEAAIESGAARTELDKQQYVERLEARLGKSREMMRVVLNKAKSDPKVVALAEGTDEKMIRAAYQLEEQGIARPVLIGREERIQRTAQRLGLEFEPAVADPRSGDWEHYADRLYDLRQRKGLTRSEAGELIRRDSNYFASVMVEEGDADAMLTGLTHHYPSALRPPLQVIGTAEDADYAAGVYMLTFRNRVIFAADTTVNLDPTAEVLAEITKHTAELARRFNVEPSAALLSYSNFGSVDNEGTRKPRDAVQMLHDDPEVDFPVDGEMQADTAVVEDILEATYDFAELDDPANVLVFPNLEAGNIGYKLLQRLGGAEAIGPMLVGMAKPVHVLQRGDEVKDIVNLAGVAVVDAQGE
- a CDS encoding AI-2E family transporter; translated protein: MTDGLLERFDRTRVAWWGVVAVLGVVLAVFVLSFVGTVVLGVFVYYGVRPLHRRVHARIGHRGGAATLTMLFVVLPAVALVGYTGVVAVREFVLVAGPGVTDAVLTRLPGDPQRIGVVLRSPAGVLAELEQPARLRAQVRPVVSALEAAGTGLLHLTLALALAFFLLRDGPQLTAWFRSELVTAGGVADAYATAVDADLETVYVGNVITVLAVTVAAVVVYNGFGLVAPAPLRLPVPTLLALLTGLATFVPLVVGKLVYVPVTGYLLWLATRATGGVELLPWVGGFLGCCFVVLDVVPQTFVRPYVSGQTLHSGLVLFAYVFGAALFGWYGLFLGPLVAVFVVQAAAIVLPELVRGNALTTAATTSVGTDPEAAQPDDVACQTCEDE